ATCTGAAGTACTCAATACTTGTTGTCGAATATCATCACTCACTCCTGCATACAAAGGAAGAATAAGAACATCTTGAAATTTTGTTTGTACTGCTTGAATACAGTGCTGAATTTCTTTTTTACCTGGCAAGAAAATTAATATATCACCATGCTCATTTTGAGCACTTAAATCCATTAATATATTTAATATACGTACCTCTAAATCTTTATTTGAAGGCATGCCTTGAGAATGTGTAGATATATAACGATGAGTTACTGGATACTGACGACCTTTTGATTGTAATACATCAGCATCAATATATTGAGCTAATGAAGTACTATCCATAGTAGCGGATGTTAGAATAAGGCGGTGTTGTTGATGTAACTTTAATAATGATAGTAATAGATCACTATCCCAGCGACGTTCATGAAACTCATCAATAATGATGAAGCGAAAATTAACTAATCTATCTTCCATGAACCATTTTAATGCAATACCTGGAGTTACAAATACCACTTTACTTTTATCTGTGTATTGAGCATCTAGCTTAATGGCATACCCAATATCATCTCCCACAACCTGTTCTCTTTGATCAGATAAATAGTCAGCTAAAGCAGTACAAGCTATACGGCGCGGTTCAACAACTAATACTCTCCCATGTTCAGCCCCCCATAGAGGTAAGTGAGTGGATTTTCCAGAACCGGTTTCAGATTCAACCACTAAATTTTTATGGTTAACTAAAGATGAAAACTCATCGTATAAGGCATTAATTGGTAATAAAGACATATAAACCGATAGATAATAGAATATTTCACTACTTTAGCGGATTTGATTGATAAAAACATGACTCTATTCGCACTTTATTTTCAATCACGCTTTGATATTTGCTTAAAGTAGGCATAGGATCTGTGGTTCATTCTCGATTTGAAGAAGCCTAACGATGAATAACAATAAACGTCCCCTATATATCCCTTATGCAGGTCCTGCACTTCTAAGTACTCCTCTACTCAATAAAGGTAGCGCATTCAGTACTACAGAGCGTAAATATTTTAACTTAGAAGGTTTGCTTCCTGAGGCTATTGAGAGTATTGAAGAACAAACAGGCCGTGCTTATAAGCAATATCAGAGCTTTGAAAATGATATGGATAAGCACATTTACCTGCGCAATATTCAAGATACAAACGAAACACTTTTCTACCGTTTAGTACAAAACCACATTAGTGAAATGATGCCTATCATTTATACGCCAACGGTAGGCGCTGCTTGTGAGAACTTCTCAAACATTTACCGTCGTGGTCGTGGTTTGTTTATCTCTTATGAAAACAAAAACCGCATCGATGATTTATTAAATAACGCGGCTAACCAAAACGTAAAAGTAATCGTAGTTACTGATGGTGAACGTATTCTTGGTCTTGGTGATCAGGGTATTGGCGGCATGGGGATCCCTATCGGGAAGCTTGCATTATATACAGCATGTGGTGGTATCAGTCCTGCTCATACATTACCTATCGTTCTTGATGTAGGCACAAATAACCCGCAACGCCTTGCTGATCCTATGTATATGGGTTGGCGTCACCCTCGTATTACTGGTGATGAATACGCAGATTTTGTTGAAGATTTCATCCAAGCAGTTCAACGCCGTTGGCCTGAAGCGCTTGTTCAGTTTGAAGATTTTGCACAAAAAAATGCAATGCCTCTTCTTGAGCGCTACAAAAATCGCATTTGTTGTTTTAATGATGATATTCAAGGTACTGCAGCGGTTACTGTTGGTTCATTACTTGCTGCTTGTAAAGCTGCAGGCAGCTCTCTATCAGAACAACGTGTAACATTCCTAGGAGCTGGCTCGGCTGGCTGTGGCATTGCTGAAGCAATCATTGCACAAATGGTCTCTGAAGGCATTTCAGATGCTCAAGCACGCTCGCAAGTATATATGGTTGACCGTTGGGGTCTACTGCAAGAAGGAATGCCTAATCTATTAGATTTCCAACAACGTCTTGTACAAAAAGCTGAAAATACAAAAGATTGGGTTTCTGAGGAACCTAACTTCTCACTTGTCGATGTTATGCGTAATGCAAAACCAACCGTATTAATCGGCGTATCTGGTGCTCCTGGCTTATTTAGTAAAGAAGTGATCCAAGAGATGCATAAACATTGTGAACGTCCGATTGTTTTCCCTCTATCAAATCCGACAAGCCGTGTTGAAGCAACTCCAAACGATATTATCCGTTGGACTAATGGTCAAGCGCTAGTCGCAACGGGAAGCCCGTTTGATCCTGTATCACACAATGGTCAGACTTATCCAATTGCTCAATGTAACAATAGCTTTATTTTCCCAGGTATTGGTTTAGGCGTACTTGCAATTAAAGCAACTCGCGTTACCGATGAAATGCTGATGGAATCAAGCCGTGCTCTTGCTGAATGTTCACCACTTGCAATTAACGGTACTGGCGCATTACTTCCACCACTGGAAGAAATTCACAGCGTATCGAAACGAATCGCATTTGCTGTAGCTAAAAAAGCTATTGAACAAGGCCACGCACTTGAAATTACAGATGAAGCCCTTCATCAAAAAATTGAAAGCTACTTCTGGAAACCAGTTTACCGCCGTTATAAACGAACAGCATTCTAATAAGTAACTGATTTCACTATAAACCAGAGTAATTATTACTCTGGTTTTTTTTCAACTTTTACTGAGCTTAGCCGATATATTTATTATGAATAAATAATCGTGTATACCTTATGAACCAAATACTTTCTTTTTTTAATACCTTAGGCAGTTACCTTACTCCCTATTTATCTGATATCTCAGTAGCTATGATTGCTTGTGCACTCGTGATGCTTGGCGGCGATATTAACCGTGCCCTAAGGGCTTTTTTAGCAGGAAAACATTTTTTAATTCGTACTTGTGCTTTTATTGGCATTAACGCTTTTGGCTATGGATTATTGATTGTAAAAGCTTCTCCATTTCTCACATCTGCTTTGCGTTCTATACAACCTGCTTTTATGCTTGCTATTGTTTTTTCGACCTTTATTATTATCGGTATATGGGCACAAAAAAATCGTCAAGTATGATCATGATTCATTAAAGTTGAGGGATAATGGTAGTTTTAAAAATAGAGACATTTAAGAAATGGATAAAAATAGTATTGGTAGTGGCTATCATTGCTACATCGGCTATTTTGGCTCCAGATATCTATATGTCACTATCGACTCAATCGCAACTTTATAAGCAAGTTAAGGCTCTACCAGAGCAAGAAACGGCTCTGGTTCTTGGTACAAGTAAGTACATTCGTCGTACACTAAACCCTTATTATCAATACCGTATAGACGCGGCAATCGAATTATTTAAACAGAATAAAGTATCTCATTTTTTACTCAGTGGCGATAATGCCCATCGTTCATATAATGAACCGTGGACAATGAAGCGTGATCTATTAAAAGCAGGAATACCTGAAGATAGAATAACATTAGACTATGCAGGGTTTCGTACTCTAGATTCAGTTCAGCGAGCAAAAGAAATTTTTGATGCAAACAGCTTGACGATAGTTTCACAACAATTTCACTGCCAACGAGCTGTTTTCATTGCGAATCATTTTGATATGGACACGGTTTGTTTAGTGGTTCCATCCCCTTCAGGATGGGCGAATACAAAAATTAGGTTTAGAGAAGTATTAGCAAGAACCAAAGCCGTATTAGATTTGTATATTTTTAATGTACAACCTAAATTCCTTGGACCTAAAGAGCCAATTGACCACAGATCCCTTCCTAAAGAATAATTATCCAGAACCCATTAGATATAAAAAACCCTAGCCTCATTAGCTAGGGTTTTTATTTAATTCATATAATGTATATTTGAAACTGGCTTAACAATATTAGAACTGGCTTTTACATTATTTCGCCCTGCATTTTTTGCTTTAAATAAAGCATCATCAGCACGTGCAATAACTTCAGTAATCCGTTCATCTTTCATTTCAGCAACACCAAGACTGCAAGTTAAGCGTTCATTGTGACACCATAAATGATGCTCTACAGTACGACGTATATGTTCCGCTTTTTCTTCTGCCTGTTGAAGATCATTATTTGGAGAAAATACGATAAACTCTTCCCCTCCCCAACGAACCAAAAAATCAGTACTTTTAATTGCTCCAGTAATAACTAAAACAAACTCTCGTAAAATATCATCACCTGTTTGATGCCCTAAGTCATCATTCACTTTTTTAAAGAAATCAATATCTATATAAATTACAGAAAAAGTCTGTTTACCCCAACGAACTTGTTGTGACATACGCTCTAACCAATCACGAACCGCGTTACGGTTACGAGCACCAGTTAAAGAATCTCGATGAGCTAATTCTGCAAACTCTACATTTTTCTCTTTTAATGTATCATTCAGTTTACGTAAGCGGCTTTCACGGTAAGTACTGGCTTTTAATCGCTTATTCAATGCACGCTGTTCATACAAAACATAAGCAATAATAGCAACAAGCCATGCCCCTAGAATCGTTTTTAATAAGGTTGTTTCTTTAATCCAAACACCTCGTAATTCAATACTGTTTATGGTCATTTCGAAATGACCTTCGTTTACACCTGAAGCTGTTGCTATTTCAATGATTGAAACATTCGAAAACTCAGGAGAAGCATGTTCTACAGCAACTTTATAATCTGCAATCCACCAAGTTAGCACTTGAAAATCTGATAAGCTAATTTCTTTAGGACCGGTATTAAAACCTGGTTCATACTCAATCCCATTAAATTTCAACGATGCAGCGTCATTACGTTTAGTGTATGCAGGATTACTATTACGTAAATAAACACGTAAACGCCCATTTGGATCCGAGTTTTTATAATCAATATCTAAAACAAGCTTTGAATAATCGGAAAGATCAATCCCTTCAAACATACTGTCTGATAAATGAATTGCAGCTTCGCAGTATGGCCAAGCATAATTACCTTGTTTAAGATCGCACTTAATCGTCGGTTTATTATTGGTTTGAACTAAAACGGAATCACTAATACCACCAACTTTTCGGTCATCTGTTGCAAAATATTGATATTTTTCGGGGCTGATGGTTAATGTTTTCGAGTCACCATCAAAGTGATACCAGACAAGAATGCCAATCGACAGTATCAACATCACCACTGCAATTTTTTGAAAAATTCTCATAGTAATCCTTTACGCAAACTCTTAATTATTTTGATCTTCATTCCAAAAAAAATAATACCCCACTTATTTTTCATTGCAAAGAAATAAAAATACGATATATCACGAAAAGAAGAACTTACATTCTATTTTATGATGTAGTTCAAAAAACAATAAGCACATTCACACAGTAAATATAACTCATTGATTTAAATGTCATTAAACCGTCTACTCGCCATATTTTTGTCACGCACTCTAAAAAATGCAATCAATAAAAAAGCGCCTGTTTAGGCGCTTATCTTAAAGATGAGGATAGAAATTAAACTTATAAGTCAAATTGTAAGTAAACTGAATTGTAATTACTTCCACCTTTAATTCTTCCGTATTGTGATGAATTTTCAAAAATAGCAGAACGATGATGAATGCTATATCCTAACCAGACACTGTCCCATTCTCTTTTATTGAAAAGATCGCCCAAATTAATATCAAAAGAAAAATCTAAATAATTTAATAATTTACTTTCTCTATATCCTTTTCTATCCATCTCTGTTTGTTCTATATAAGATACGTGATTGATGTATGATAATCCCTCCGCTACACCAAAGCGCCATTTCGTAGGCCAAGGGATTGTTGCATAAGCTTTTATGGCAACAACAAATTCTGAACTAAAATTCTGAACATCTGATTTCCAGTGTTGGACATAGCCAGGGGTTAAATATAGATCAAGAGGAAGTGAAAACAACTCATCAGTCAGAGGTAAACCATAAAATACCGAAGTCATTTGGTTATTATGCGGATCTTTTTCTGAATCTAAACGAATAATATCACCAATATTAGATGGTGTTGCCCATCCATGAGCAACTCTCAAATAAGGTTTATTACCAATATTTTTTCTTGTTGGTTTGCCTTCTTCAGCAAAGAAACCGACACCAAGAAAATATTCATACTCCCAACGATTATCAATATATTGACTATCGTATGCATTGGCGTCTAATCGAGAAACATAAGTTCCGCCAAGAAGGTAAAGATTTGAAATTACGTGGTAGCGAGACATAAAGCCAGCTTTAAAATCAATTCCCGAACCAATACTTTGGTTAGAATCATCACTCAGGCCGTAATAGTAATTGTTAAACTCAGCTTCTTTAAATCGAGTTTCGATTGTTGGATTAAACCACCAATCACCAGAACTAATTTCAGCCCCTAACTTAAAATTCAAATAGGAACGAAACTCAGGATCTACCATTACTTCTGAATCAAAAAACCATTCATCATTTATTTGATAACGCGCTTGAAGGCCAGTATCAACAACATCTCCACCAGCTTTATTCTGCACTTCTTTTGGCAAATCAAAATAACGTAACCTCATTAAAGCACTAAATTGCCAATCGCTCGCTTCATAAATATAAACTCCACCTTCCATGCCATTTATAAACACGTATTCATTTTCAAAAAACATCATTGGAATGAAGGTTGAAACTGTTTCTGATTCAGTTTCATAAGGAATACTTGCTGTTCTAATTACCCCAGCAATACCCCAGTTCTTTTCAGTTTCTAATGATTCTTCATTTGTATTTTTAGTTTCTTCTGCAACAGAGAAAAAACTCATAAATAAAAATGAAAATATCCAGTTCAATGATTTTTTTTGAAAATAAAAAAGATTAGACAAAATAGCTCTCTAGATGAATAAATTTTGATATATGTGATGAATAGATAAGCAATTGAAGTAAAAAAACAATTCAATCAACTTTATAATTTGAGTATAGTGTCGTTATTAAAAAATATAAATCATCGCCTTGAGAAATTAACGTGAAAATTTCAGAATTGATTCAAAATTTACAAAGCATTCAAAAAGAACATGGCAATGATATTGAAGTCGTTACAGGCGAAGAATGGTTCCCTGAACAGCTGTTAACTTCTTCAGTTAATCATAATATGGCTTTTTTAAAGTTTGATCGTTTACCTTGCGATATTCCTGCAGAGATAGACGCCCGCGGTTTTCTAGAACACGAAGAAATTTTAATAAAACAATTAGTAAACAATGTGATTTTTAGCGAGCTAGAACCAGAAATGATGGTAGATAAACTGACCGACATGCTCGTATTTAGTCATGAAAATATTAGTTGCGATGTTATCGAACATTTTAGTCAATTAGAAAATAAAAAAATAGGCGTATAGCACGCCTATTTTTTTTGTCTTAATTAAGATAAAGGATACCAAAACAATGATGTATCCATTATTTTTTTAGTAATAGCTAAAGAAACAACCAAAAATAAACTAAGCATTATTAATTTATCTGTTTTAGTAATACTTTTTTCGCTAAACCAAGTTCTGCTTTTTCCTCGGCCAAAACCACGTAATACCATTGCATTTGATATTTCATCAGCTCGATCTAAGCTTGAGAATATCAATGGGCCTAAGATTTTCGCCAAATTACTAATTCGCGTAAATACAGAAACATTTTTTGATAAATCGACACCTCGTGCTTGCTGTGCATGCATAATATTAACAAAGTCGCTTTTCACTTCCGGTAAATAACGAAGCGTTAAGCTCACGGCATAAGCAATCTTATAAGGTAGTCCTATTCGATTTAGACTTGCAGCAAACTCTGTTGGGTGCGTTGTAAAAACAAACACTAATGCAATTGGAAACATACTAAAATATTTTAGTGTTACCGTGACCAAATAAAAAAGTGTCTCTTGTGTAACGACATAATTACCGAAAATAGGAAACAATTCTGTCGTTGTACCTATCAATTCATTTCCTTGATTTGGTGCAAGTAAAAACATAAAAACAGCATTCATACTTAAAACCGATAATGTACCAATAAGTAACGGTTTATAAGCAATGTATGGTACTTTTGTTTCTTTTAATAAAAACAAACCAAATAAAATTAATGGAATAATAATTCGTAAATCAAACGTTGTTAGTACTACTGTTATCCAAGAGATAAAAAGAAGAAACTTAGTTACGCCATTTAAACGATGTAACCATGTATCAATATCTACATAGTTAATTCCAAAGCTTTGCTTCTTAGTGGACATTTTTCGTACTCTCACACTCTTCAGTAATAAACTGTGTTATAAACCCATTAATATTTTCAATATCCACTTTCTGAGCTAACTCAAATAAGCTTGTTACTGTTAAATTTGCTCTATTTAGCAACTCTGGTTGACTAAATACCTGTGTAACAGACTCATCAGCAATACAATGACTATCAGCAATAACAATCGCTCTTGTCGTATGCTCAAGAACCAAATGCATATCGTGTGAAATAATAATAACGGTTAATCCAAGAGCTCTATTTAACTGATTAATAAAACCAAGCATAGACGTATAATTACGGTAATCTTGTCCAGCAGTCGGCTCATCAAGGATTAATAACTCAGGCTCTAATACCAAAATTGAAGCGATTGTGACTCGTTTTTTCTGACCATAGCTTAAAGCATCAATTGGCCAATGACGAAAACGGCTTAAACCACACAGTTCTAAAGCATTAAGTACTTTTTTCTCAATATCACTTTCAGATAATCCACTATTAACTAAGCCGAAAGCAACTTCATCATAAATCATATGATGTGAAATCATGTGATTTGGATTTTGCAGTACAACACCAACTTTCTGAGAACGCTCATAAATAGACAATTCAGATAAATCAGAGCCGCTTAACTGGATACTTCCTTGATCAGGTTGCAAAACTCCCATGATCAATTTAGTAATCGTTGATTTACCCGAGCCATTTTTACCAAGAATAGAAACGAATTCGCCTTTATTAACGGTAAAACTGACATTTTCAAGAGCATTAACTTCGCCATCATAAGAATACGTTAGATCCTTAATAGTTAATAACGCTTGCTCTGCATCCACTAACGATTCATTGAAGCATTCATCTTTAAACCAGTTAGTCACTTCTTTATGAAATTGAACTGGGTTTACACCACTTAATGGCGTAATCGGCTTTAAAGCGTCCAAAGCAACATTTGTTTGTTTTAATAACGAGATGTATAGCGGTTCACGGATACCATGCTTCTCTAATAAAGGAGATTTCAATAACGCATCAGGCGTCATATCTGCAATAATTTCCCCCTGATCCATTAAAATAATACGGTCAACCGATCTATGCAGAACATCTTCTAATCGATGCTCAATAATAACAACGGTCTTACCGCTATTTTTATGCAGGTCATCGATAATCTCTATTGTCGCTTTACCTGTTTTTGGGTCTAAACTCGCTAAAGGTTCATCAAACAATAAAAGATCAACATCATCGACAAGAATACCACCTAGCGATACTCGTTGTTTTTGGCCACCACTAAGATCGTAGGGAGATTTTTTCAATAATGACTCTAAATCCACCATCTTTGCGGTATCACGAACTATCGGATACATTTTTGCTCTTGAAACCATCTGATTTTCAAGTGCAAAAGCTATATCTTCGCCCACAGTTAACCCTACAAACTGGCTATCTGTATCTTGTAAAACTGTACCGACATTTTCGGTATACTGCTCAATCTTCCATTCAGATACATTCGTATCATTAATCGTCAATTGACCTTGTGATTCACCTTTAATGGTGTGCGGAATTAGGCCATTTAGGCACTGACCTAATGTTGATTTGCCGCTTCCACTTGGTCCTATAATTAGGATCTTTTCACCTTGCT
The Aliivibrio fischeri ATCC 7744 = JCM 18803 = DSM 507 DNA segment above includes these coding regions:
- a CDS encoding NAD-dependent malic enzyme codes for the protein MNNNKRPLYIPYAGPALLSTPLLNKGSAFSTTERKYFNLEGLLPEAIESIEEQTGRAYKQYQSFENDMDKHIYLRNIQDTNETLFYRLVQNHISEMMPIIYTPTVGAACENFSNIYRRGRGLFISYENKNRIDDLLNNAANQNVKVIVVTDGERILGLGDQGIGGMGIPIGKLALYTACGGISPAHTLPIVLDVGTNNPQRLADPMYMGWRHPRITGDEYADFVEDFIQAVQRRWPEALVQFEDFAQKNAMPLLERYKNRICCFNDDIQGTAAVTVGSLLAACKAAGSSLSEQRVTFLGAGSAGCGIAEAIIAQMVSEGISDAQARSQVYMVDRWGLLQEGMPNLLDFQQRLVQKAENTKDWVSEEPNFSLVDVMRNAKPTVLIGVSGAPGLFSKEVIQEMHKHCERPIVFPLSNPTSRVEATPNDIIRWTNGQALVATGSPFDPVSHNGQTYPIAQCNNSFIFPGIGLGVLAIKATRVTDEMLMESSRALAECSPLAINGTGALLPPLEEIHSVSKRIAFAVAKKAIEQGHALEITDEALHQKIESYFWKPVYRRYKRTAF
- a CDS encoding DUF3392 domain-containing protein gives rise to the protein MNQILSFFNTLGSYLTPYLSDISVAMIACALVMLGGDINRALRAFLAGKHFLIRTCAFIGINAFGYGLLIVKASPFLTSALRSIQPAFMLAIVFSTFIIIGIWAQKNRQV
- a CDS encoding SanA/YdcF family protein, coding for MVVLKIETFKKWIKIVLVVAIIATSAILAPDIYMSLSTQSQLYKQVKALPEQETALVLGTSKYIRRTLNPYYQYRIDAAIELFKQNKVSHFLLSGDNAHRSYNEPWTMKRDLLKAGIPEDRITLDYAGFRTLDSVQRAKEIFDANSLTIVSQQFHCQRAVFIANHFDMDTVCLVVPSPSGWANTKIRFREVLARTKAVLDLYIFNVQPKFLGPKEPIDHRSLPKE
- a CDS encoding GGDEF domain-containing protein yields the protein MRIFQKIAVVMLILSIGILVWYHFDGDSKTLTISPEKYQYFATDDRKVGGISDSVLVQTNNKPTIKCDLKQGNYAWPYCEAAIHLSDSMFEGIDLSDYSKLVLDIDYKNSDPNGRLRVYLRNSNPAYTKRNDAASLKFNGIEYEPGFNTGPKEISLSDFQVLTWWIADYKVAVEHASPEFSNVSIIEIATASGVNEGHFEMTINSIELRGVWIKETTLLKTILGAWLVAIIAYVLYEQRALNKRLKASTYRESRLRKLNDTLKEKNVEFAELAHRDSLTGARNRNAVRDWLERMSQQVRWGKQTFSVIYIDIDFFKKVNDDLGHQTGDDILREFVLVITGAIKSTDFLVRWGGEEFIVFSPNNDLQQAEEKAEHIRRTVEHHLWCHNERLTCSLGVAEMKDERITEVIARADDALFKAKNAGRNNVKASSNIVKPVSNIHYMN
- a CDS encoding MipA/OmpV family protein translates to MSFFSVAEETKNTNEESLETEKNWGIAGVIRTASIPYETESETVSTFIPMMFFENEYVFINGMEGGVYIYEASDWQFSALMRLRYFDLPKEVQNKAGGDVVDTGLQARYQINDEWFFDSEVMVDPEFRSYLNFKLGAEISSGDWWFNPTIETRFKEAEFNNYYYGLSDDSNQSIGSGIDFKAGFMSRYHVISNLYLLGGTYVSRLDANAYDSQYIDNRWEYEYFLGVGFFAEEGKPTRKNIGNKPYLRVAHGWATPSNIGDIIRLDSEKDPHNNQMTSVFYGLPLTDELFSLPLDLYLTPGYVQHWKSDVQNFSSEFVVAIKAYATIPWPTKWRFGVAEGLSYINHVSYIEQTEMDRKGYRESKLLNYLDFSFDINLGDLFNKREWDSVWLGYSIHHRSAIFENSSQYGRIKGGSNYNSVYLQFDL
- a CDS encoding VC1380 family protein is translated as MKISELIQNLQSIQKEHGNDIEVVTGEEWFPEQLLTSSVNHNMAFLKFDRLPCDIPAEIDARGFLEHEEILIKQLVNNVIFSELEPEMMVDKLTDMLVFSHENISCDVIEHFSQLENKKIGV
- a CDS encoding energy-coupling factor transporter transmembrane component T family protein, translating into MSTKKQSFGINYVDIDTWLHRLNGVTKFLLFISWITVVLTTFDLRIIIPLILFGLFLLKETKVPYIAYKPLLIGTLSVLSMNAVFMFLLAPNQGNELIGTTTELFPIFGNYVVTQETLFYLVTVTLKYFSMFPIALVFVFTTHPTEFAASLNRIGLPYKIAYAVSLTLRYLPEVKSDFVNIMHAQQARGVDLSKNVSVFTRISNLAKILGPLIFSSLDRADEISNAMVLRGFGRGKSRTWFSEKSITKTDKLIMLSLFLVVSLAITKKIMDTSLFWYPLS
- a CDS encoding ABC transporter ATP-binding protein, with protein sequence MSVTFSNFSFRYASQDKPTLKNINLRIEQGEKILIIGPSGSGKSTLGQCLNGLIPHTIKGESQGQLTINDTNVSEWKIEQYTENVGTVLQDTDSQFVGLTVGEDIAFALENQMVSRAKMYPIVRDTAKMVDLESLLKKSPYDLSGGQKQRVSLGGILVDDVDLLLFDEPLASLDPKTGKATIEIIDDLHKNSGKTVVIIEHRLEDVLHRSVDRIILMDQGEIIADMTPDALLKSPLLEKHGIREPLYISLLKQTNVALDALKPITPLSGVNPVQFHKEVTNWFKDECFNESLVDAEQALLTIKDLTYSYDGEVNALENVSFTVNKGEFVSILGKNGSGKSTITKLIMGVLQPDQGSIQLSGSDLSELSIYERSQKVGVVLQNPNHMISHHMIYDEVAFGLVNSGLSESDIEKKVLNALELCGLSRFRHWPIDALSYGQKKRVTIASILVLEPELLILDEPTAGQDYRNYTSMLGFINQLNRALGLTVIIISHDMHLVLEHTTRAIVIADSHCIADESVTQVFSQPELLNRANLTVTSLFELAQKVDIENINGFITQFITEECESTKNVH